From a single Nicotiana tomentosiformis chromosome 2, ASM39032v3, whole genome shotgun sequence genomic region:
- the LOC104107173 gene encoding transcription repressor OFP7-like, with amino-acid sequence MTLSLFSQHKPVHTSTLCRKVEKLHSHYQTQSRCGETKRMGKSFKLRFSKVIASFHSCRSKDSSTLPENPVPSHFFSKSSHTKPTTKLIALDFPVVINSPPSSFKRHVSETVISVGCGFKSRSQEFKWEKEDKFHVVSSFEDSEGENLTLRPPSTPPRLAVEKKKRRVKKTNTTKSRLRMSTSSADDSGILSTTETWDNYNEEEDETETLVSSSRSFDFSSDDSSTDFNPQLETICETTTIRRRKKRNGNTKRRVKHSRRSFSSSKGRRSSVSTSSDSELPARLSVFQKLIPCSVEGKVKESFAIVKKSQNPYEDFKRSMMEMILEKQMFEKNELEQLLQCFLSLNGKHYHGLIVEAFSEIWETLFLGNGNDKARRMSTHPRPRTVQCKTL; translated from the exons ATGACTCTCTCGCTATTCTCTCAGCATAAGCCAGTTCACACTTCGACACTTTGTCGAAAGGTAGAAAAACTCCACTCCCATTATCAGACACAGAGCAGGTGCGGAGAGACAAAAAGAATGGGAAAAAGCTTTAAGCTTCGGTTCTCTAAAGTCATTGCCTCCTTCCATTCCTGCCGTTCCAAAGACTCTTCTACTCTTCCTGAAAATCCTGTTCCTTCTCATTTCTTCTCAAAATCATCACATACTAAACCCACTACAAAACTCATCGCCCTCGATTTCCCTGTTGTTATTAACTCACCTCCTTCTTCCTTCAAACGCCACGTGTCAGAAACCGTGATTTCTGTTGGCTGTGGGTTTAAGTCGCGCTCACAAGAATTCAAGTGGGAGAAAGAAGACAAGTTTCACGTGGTTTCCTCCTTTGAAGATTCTGAAGGGGAGAATTTGACCTTAAGACCACCTTCTACTCCTCCAAGATTAGCCGTTGAGAAGAAGAAACGCCGAGTTAAAAAGACGAATACAACAAAATCCAGACTCCGAATGAGCACCTCCTCCGCTGACGACAGTGGGATTTTAAGCACTACTGAAACTTGGGATAATTATaacgaagaagaagatgaaactgAAACTTTAGTTTCGTCTTCCAGAAGCTTCGATTTCTCAAGTGATGACTCGTCTACAGATTTCAACCCTCAGTTGGAAACCATATGTGAGACCACTACTATAAGGCGTCGTAAAAAGAGGAACGGAAACACCAAGAGGAGAGTGAAACATTCCAGACGAAGCTTCTCGTCTTCAAAGG GTAGAAGGTCGTCAGTTTCTACGTCATCGGACAGCGAGTTGCCAGCGAGGTTGTCGGTGTTCCAGAAGCTGATACCGTGTAGCGTGGAAGGGAAAGTGAAGGAGAGCTTTGCGATAGTGAAGAAATCACAGAATCCGTACGAGGATTTCAAGAGGTCGATGATGGAAATGATTTTGGAGAAGCAAATGTTTGAGAAGAATGAGTTAGAGCAGCTTTTACAATGTTTTCTGTCGTTGAATGGAAAGCATTATCATGGGTTGATTGTTGAGGCTTTCTCCGAGATTTGGGAGACCTTGTTTTTAGGTAATGGTAATGATAAAGCTAGGAGGATGTCAACTCATCCCCGCCCACGTACTGTACAATGCAAAACCCTTTGA